One part of the Arabidopsis thaliana chromosome 1 sequence genome encodes these proteins:
- the NRT1.5 gene encoding nitrate transporter 1.5 (nitrate transporter 1.5 (NRT1.5); CONTAINS InterPro DOMAIN/s: Oligopeptide transporter (InterPro:IPR000109), Major facilitator superfamily, general substrate transporter (InterPro:IPR016196); BEST Arabidopsis thaliana protein match is: NITRATE TRANSPORTER 1.8 (TAIR:AT4G21680.1); Has 7755 Blast hits to 7381 proteins in 1434 species: Archae - 0; Bacteria - 3851; Metazoa - 707; Fungi - 433; Plants - 2214; Viruses - 0; Other Eukaryotes - 550 (source: NCBI BLink).), with amino-acid sequence MSCLEIYNKDTMKKKEGEEETRDGTVDYYGRPSIRSNSGQWVAGIVILLNQGLATLAFFGVGVNLVLFLTRVLQQNNADAANNVSKWTGTVYIFSLVGAFLSDSYWGRYKTCAIFQVIFVIGLSSLSLSSYMFLIRPRGCGDEVTPCGSHSMMEITMFYFSIYLIALGYGGYQPNIATLGADQFDEEHPKEGYSKIAFFSYFYLALNLGSLFSNTILGYFEDEGMWALGFWASTGSAIIGLILFLVGTPRYRYFKPTGNPLSRFCQVLVAATKKSSVEAPLRGREEMYDGDSEGKNASVNTGRRIVHTDEFKFLDKAAYITARDLDDKKQDSVNPWRLCPVTQVEEVKCILRLMPIWLCTIIYSVVFTQMASLFVEQGAAMNTSVSDFKIPPASMSSFDILSVALFIFLYRRVLEPVANRFKKNGSKGITELHRMGIGLVIAVIAMIAAGIVECYRLKYADKSCTHCDGSSSLSIFWQAPQYSLIGASEVFMYVGQLEFFNAQTPDGLKSFGSALCMMSMSMGNFVSSLLVTMVVKISTEDHMPGWIPRNLNKGHLDRFYFLLAALTSIDLVVYIACAKWYKPIQLEGKDEMQDMSDDDYDTESEEEREKDSKV; translated from the exons ATGTCTTGCCTAGAGATTTATAACAAAGAC acgatgaagaagaaagaaggagaagaagaaacaagagatggGACAGTGGATTACTATGGTCGTCCCTCTATTCGTTCTAACTCAGGCCAATGGGTTGCTGGCATCGTCATTCTTC TGAACCAGGGGCTGGCTACACTAGCCTTCTTTGGAGTTGGAGTGAACTTGGTGCTCTTCCTAACTCGCGTTTTGCAGCAGAACAACGCAGACGCAGCTAACAACGTTAGCAAATGGACAGGGACTGTTTATATCTTCTCATTGGTTGGAGCGTTTCTCAGCGATTCGTATTGGGGTCGTTACAAGACTTGTGCTATCTTCCAAGTCATTTTTGTCATT GGACTTTCATCGCTATCGCTATCATCATACATGTTCTTGATTAGACCAAGAGGTTGTGGGGACGAAGTCACGCCTTGTGGTTCACATTCCATGATGGAGATCACAATGTTCTACTTCTCGATCTACTTGATCGCATTGGGATATGGCGGTTACCAACCAAACATTGCAACGCTTGGAGCGGATCAGTTCGATGAGGAGCATCCTAAAGAAGGGTACTCGAAGATTGCGTTTTTCAGCTACTTTTACCTTGCTTTAAACCTCGGATCGCTCTTTTCGAACACCATCTTGGGGTATTTTGAGGATGAGGGAATGTGGGCACTCGGGTTTTGGGCATCCACTGGCTCTGCTATCATTGGGTTGATTCTTTTCCTTGTTGGAACACCGAGATACCGATATTTCAAGCCCACGGGGAATCCTCTTTCGAGGTTTTGCCAAGTTTTGGTCGCTGCAACGAAGAAATCATCGGTGGAGGCACCATTAAGAGGGAGAGAGGAGATGTATGACGGAGACAGCGAAGGGAAAAATGCTTCAGTTAACACAGGGAGAAGGATAGTGCATACCGATGAATTCAA GTTCTTGGACAAAGCAGCGTACATCACAGCTAGAGATCTAGATGACAAGAAACAAGACTCAGTGAACCCATGGAGGCTCTGTCCAGTGACACAAGTCGAGGAAGTCAAGTGTATTCTTAGACTGATGCCAATTTGGCTCTGCACTATAATCTACTCAGTCGTCTTCACTCAAATGGCCTCTCTCTTTGTGGAGCAAGGCGCTGCAATGAATACCTCTGTCTCAGATTTCAAAATCCCCCCGGCAAGTATGTCCAGCTTCGACATCCTTAGCGTCGCTTTGTTCATATTCCTGTACCGCAGAGTTCTCGAGCCAGTAGCCAACAGATTCAAAAAGAATGGATCAAAAGGAATCACCGAGCTTCACAGGATGGGAATCGGACTTGTGATTGCTGTCATAGCTATGATTGCAGCCGGGATTGTGGAATGCTATAGGCTTAAGTATGCAGACAAGAGTTGTACTCACTGTGATGGCTCAAGCTCCTTAAGCATCTTCTGGCAG GCTCCACAATACTCACTCATCGGGGCATCAGAAGTGTTCATGTACGTGGGTCAGCTTGAGTTCTTCAACGCGCAAACACCAGACGGACTAAAGAGCTTCGGGAGCGCTCTGTGTATGATGTCAATGTCAATGGGGAACTTTGTTAGTAGCTTGTTGGTAACAATGGTGGTGAAGATCTCAACAGAGGATCACATGCCTGGTTGGATTCCAAGGAATCTCAACAAAGGTCACTTAGACAGATTCTATTTCCTCCTGGCTGCGTTGACGAGCATTGACCTGGTGGTATACATTGCATGTGCAAAATGGTACAAACCTATACAACTAGAAGGAAAAGATGAGATGCAAGACATGAGTGATGATGACTATGACACCGAGAGTGAAGAGGAACGAGAGAAGGATTCTAAAGTCTAA